GATTTGGTTCAGATGGCAAAAGCTTGATGCTGTTTCAGTTTAATTCCATTAATTTTGGCACTTTCCTCATGCCAAGACTTTTAAAGTACCAAAAAGTGAGCTCAGAAAAACACTTTGCACATTTTAAGTGTAACTGAAACCCACTGTGAGACTTGTTGGGAATTTAATTCTGGGTTTTATCAGAAAGGGAGATGAGGCTGGAGTGGATGTTCATcttaacacagaaaataaaattataaatgaaCCTTTTAGCATGAATTGGCAGAATGTCTAGGACAGGTTCTGAAAAGCCCATGGTGACAAGGGGAAGGGCCTGCCTTTATTCCAAGCCCTTGGAGCCACTGCTGAAGGTGCAGCAGGGCTGTAACTCCTGTGAATCCTTGTTACAGGAATAACAAGGGAGAAGCTTCTGGATTCCAATTTTGTACTTGTTCTCAAAGAATTCATTCAACAGAAGGCAAAGATAAAAttagaaccatagaatggtttgtgttggaagggaactgtgaagatcatctagttccaacccaaACATGTTGTATAAAAACAGATTATGGATACTTTGATTCCCACTGATGTTTCTGAGATAATTTTAGCAGAGGTAAGGGCTCACAGCTCTCTGTACCTGAGTGCCCAAAATATCTCAGACTTTATTTCCCCTGGAGTGCAAAACAAGTGCTGTTACCTGACTGCATCTGGCTGGAGGTGGTGCACTATGATGGGATGAAtaatcttccttttcctgtggtAGGGGCTGAACCAGCCTGTGGAATATCTGAAAATGGAGGGTGGTGGGAgcagtgatggagcagcagcaacCTCTGTTTGTCACTGCTGGGGAGGTTGCAGCTGAACTCTGCACAGAGATGATGCTTAAGGAGTAAATTTATTTCAGGCTCTAGATCTTTGGAATTACCTTGTGAAAGTGCTCCTGGCAGATGAGCACCTGATCATCTGCTGCAGTGTAAGTTTCAAAGTTTCAATTcaagctcctttcttttttaactaCACCATtcaaaatgttcattttaacTTTAAACAGCAGTAAAATGTAATTAGGGAAAGAACTACATGCTTCAAATAAGGCAGCATACAGTATTTAGGAActtcactaaaatattttaaattttgatgtAAATATTATGTTCTGCTGAGGTGTCAGTGACACCTGAAATGCACAGCTTGATATTTAAATCACTTTTCTGGAGTTGTGCCCCACTTTGAGAGGATACAGCTCCAACAGTGCTGCAGCCAGACAGAGAATCAACAGAAACTTCATTACCTGTTCCTTTCGAGAAGTTCATCCACTGATGACTTGAGGTGGAAACTGATTTGTGTCACAAGGGTGAGGACACTGCTCCCAGGAAAGGTCCCCAGACCTGGGCTGTCCAAAGAGGATCTGTTACTTTCTGAACTCACCACAcaaggagaagcagctgagtTCTGCAGCTGGAATGTTGTTACCTCATGAAAGTTTCAATTTCCAGGTTAGGCATTCCCAGGAggttttccacattttctttaACCTTTTCAGAGAAGCCACCTGGCAGAAGACAGTGGAAATGAGTAAAGGAGCCTAAAGAACCAAAATGTTCATACAAGAGGGGTTTTCTGCAGTATTCTGCCTTGGCTTAGTAGCTCCCCTTTGGtggagaattttttaaaaggtgaaatggaaataaaagaaggaaaaaacatttgTGGGTGGGAGGAGGAGCTCAGTGTCTTTCACACAGTTGTCTTGTGCAAGGTGAGCACTTTCTAGCTCTGAGCTTTCTGTTCAGGGTGCTGAATATTTCTAGTGGCTTAATTAAAAATCAGTGCATTGTGGgggtttattttgaaaataagaaaaatattgttgGCAACTGCCTGTAAAGAAAGCAGAAACTACAGGAGGTATTTTACAATGTCCTCCCTAGATccattttaagaaaaacaattaCTTAAAACAACTTTTACACATGAGCACATTCTAAATTAAACTAAATTAGGCTCATTTATATATCACTATTGTTTCAGGTAAGTTTGAAGAGCAATTCTGcatcttaaatttatttttaatataagcATGAAGTTTTTGACCATTTGTGTGTTAGTTCACAATAAATGAAGGGGATACAATggctatttttaaatactttggCCAAAAGGCTTCTCTGCTCCCATACTGCAAATTCTAATTTATTGTTCATAATTCAGGCCATGATCAATTCAGCAAACCACCTCAAAATATAACAATCCTGTGCTAATCTTAGGGCAAAGTCACTTCACTCCTGTGCTAGGCATTGTCTGAGAGAGAATAAAGTTGTCATTGTACCATTCTTTAGTGCCTGCAGACACACAGCCAGGGATGGAATGGCCACAGGGAGAAGCTCACACAGAACAGCAAAGTGATCATACCTGTGTCAGAAAACATCCATGAATCACACATTTTACTGTCAGAGCAGACTAACCAAATGGGAGGGTTTAATATTTCAATCACCAAAATTCAAAGAGCTTTAGAAACATCAGTTTCTGTCTCAGAGAAGACATCACTTATCTCTGAAATGTGAAGTATTTCTGTTTAACCAGTAAGAACAGAGGAAAACCAAATTCTCAAGGTAAGTTAGGGTCAGAAATTGGACATCAGTTCTCTGATATTCCCTACTCTTGACTgcataaaaatgttttactcCTTCATAACTTTAACAAATTCTCATCTCTTATGTGATTTCACAGTTTTTGAGTTCCCATCAGACATTCAGATAGACACAGCATGCATGAACTCCAGTGTCTGTGAGCAGTTCAAGGTGGCACAAAATCCATTCAAGCCTTCCAACCCAATCTGCTGGGGtggtgtccccaaagccattgttcctgctgctcagtgctgcacagCTGCAATGCACCCTCACAGTCTGGGGgtgaggcacagcagggacagaagaATTGCAGGGTGGCAAAATTCCCTTCCAAACCCTCAGCTTCCCTGCACCTCTAAGGGAGCTTTGGGGTGGAAGTTGGGTTATCTGTGACTCCTGGAGGCACACAAGGGCCGCTCCTCACCTCTGCCAGCCAGTCAGTGCAATCCCTTCCAGGACATCAGCAGGGCTCCTCTGGGCCACCTGAAGCCACTCCAGCTGGTTCCTCAGGTGGTGCCCAATCAGGGTCAGAGACTGGTTTGCTCCCGTGGCTCCCTTGAAGGCACTTGCAAACCACACCTTGGAGAAGCCACACCTGCGGTACTTCTCGAtgagctgcactgcagggacacacaaaGGGCACACACAGGATGAGCTTCCTCCAGTTCCAGCCCTGACTGCAAGGCTGCAGTGAAGGGAAACAGCTCCAGGTGCAGCAGGCTGCTGAGCCCTCCCAGGCTTGGAGCATCAGCAAGGATGGGGATTGACACCCTCTCTGAGCAGCCTTTGAGTGGCTGgctgtgggaacccaggacatccctctggctggccaggatgggcagggccctgccagggggctcagagaccctggcacagagcccaaaacacctgtgggtttgattatgacccatggagcaaattaccaaccttagatgaagatctgcaagccacaacagtttaggtagaatagtgaagttatcacagggtggaaaagtagattttggggtttttagaatgggggttcaggggcaagacagagggatctgggcatgtccagcctttctccttcttcttcctggcctccatcttctgctgtgatgttggcacttacagattgcTTTAGAGtggaagctcactgtctaacatagatgaaaggtattggaaagtaattgtaaacattgtacaggtagtttttagtataaagaaataacacagccctgggggcaggcagagtgcctggaactgtcctgctggatggacctcggcagggcaggagaaagaattttatagataaaatgcaataaacaaccttgagaccaagaatTGAAGAGCTCCAACTCATTCTTCAAGAGCTGGggtgggaaaagagacttttaacatTCTTGGGGTCAAGGAACCCAAAAGACCCCGAGAGGTGTCCCCCTATTTCCATGTGCCAGTTATGTACTCCAGTACATAGTATTGCTAGCATGCTAAGAGCTGTGAGGTTATAACAAGCATGGACAACATCTGAGAGCTGATGGTTCTggcaaaaagaaatatttgcatgAATGTTAGATGCCTGACAGGGGCCTTTAGGAGCTTCCCTCTGAATTCTATAGATGTATGAAGCCCTGAAGCTTCTTTTGCAGAGCTGTTCAATACAGAGTTATGTGCTCCAACTGGTGTTAATGCAAGGAGAATTAATGTAACAGTGCTTGTGGAAAACCTCTGAATCTCCTATCAGTGATTCCAAAGCTCTGCTGAAAAGAATTAAGCAGCCTACAATGCAAGTCATAGGGGAAAcacaaatagaaaaagaaaataagtaataGCAACTATGATGTGAATCAAACAAGGGCTGTCTTTATGCTATGAAagcaataaaaaacaatttcacaaAACCAGATGTTTTGGTGTGCAGCTAAGGTAGGTTTTAATGGCAGAATTTTACTTCTacacagctcagcagagaaTACAAACCTTTGCCCTCCACGTTGATGTCTGTTGCATAGTCCCAGATCATGGGCTGCACCAGCTGTGGGACCCCGGACTCTGAAAGGAACAGAGCTCTGCTAAACCATGGAGAAAAGCTGCTTAAATGGGAACTCAGCACAGGTTACAACAGCCAAGGCTGTCactcacagctgcagtgcccctgggcatTTCAGCATGGCCAGGGTTTGGCACATGCCCACTGTCCTCAGGCATGGGGAAACCATGAACATGGAGGAGCAGTGACAATTCACCAGAGACCCCACTCACCCCAAGCCCCCCTCGTTTTTAGCTCTTTGCATCTCTCTGTACCAGCTGGATTCCACTGGCAGAGCCACAAGAGGAGATTTAGCTGAATTCAAATGTAACATTTACCCTTCCACTTACAGAGTGCCTTTCAAGAACAACTAAAGATACAAATTTAGCTTTAACTCCTTTCATAATCAACTCCTCAGCTAGTTTTAAACATATAAAACTGACCCTTAGAGAAACTGCAGTAAATTGTGcagaaattcagtattttaacTCCATCACATTTCAATTTGTGTTTTTGTGGCAGTGCACTTAGAGTGCTGTACTGCTCTTGTGGAAACCCCATGGGTCCCACCTGCATTTTTGGGGATGATTTCCCTCTATCAAAGCCTTGAATAGGTCAGTCACTGTTGGATGAGCTGCACAGCTCTTCCTGTTACCATCTAAATTTATTTACAGCAGCCATGTAAGGTGGCTCTGAAAATGCTGGAGCTCCATCTGTGCTCAGACTACTCCAATTTCAGCAGTGCTTTGATATTTTTCCACAAACAAGACTTGTGATGTCAAGGTCTTGGAGCTAGCCCACAACTGAGTATCAAACTCCTCACAATGTGCACCATGATCACAAAGATGCTcacagggctgcagcttctctgagtTTGCACCACTTGGGATCAGGTGCTGCAAAGGGCAGCAATGAACATCAGAAGGTGGTGAGAGGCACAGAGATTTGGACTTGGACCACAGATGTTAATAGGTTGTTGTTTTAATGTTGGTTGTTGTTTCAATGTATAAGGAAAGTAGAATTGAGCATTTTGTAATGGAAAACTGAATTGTTCAGACTCACCCACACTCCCACAGGGCCTCTATGGCAGCCAAGGACTGAGTGCTTCTATTCTCTAGTCAAACCACACCTCAGCTCTTGCCAGATTTGTTGTTTTCATGACATTCAGCTGCCAAGCAATCTTTTTTACCTGTGCAAACCTGCTCACACACCTGCCAGTGTTTCCTCACTTATCCCCCTGAGCATGTCATCCCACACGATGGGTGTCACCATGGGGTAGGACCAGGCCAAACAAGTGGCAACTGCTTTGATGTGGGACaagcacagcttctgtggggtgttgttctgctgctgcagccactgcttcGACTCCTCTCCTTCACCAAGGTAGTAGACCTGAAACACCAAGCAAATCatcctgatttttatttttatttccacagaAATAGAGAAAGTGAGGTGGACAACATTCCAAACCTTTGTCCAGATGTGACTGAGGGGACACATGCCAAAGCACCTCTCAGGGCTGAAAACACTGCCAGCATTTCCATCAGTCTGCAGGAGACTGTGGCCATGATTACATGCATCACTTGAGGGGATTTTCCTACAGAAACTAGAATATCTACATGCTATGTTTGCCTTTGGAGTGCTTGTCCTAGAAATAGCTCTCACCACATTTATTCACTTCAAATCCATCAGGACCTGAGATGGATAAAATGAGGTTCCTGTCTTGGGGAAG
The genomic region above belongs to Ammospiza nelsoni isolate bAmmNel1 chromosome 19, bAmmNel1.pri, whole genome shotgun sequence and contains:
- the HEXD gene encoding hexosaminidase D; its protein translation is MWRRLVHLDLKGAAPRAQYLEQVLPLLRALGATGLLLEYEDTFPYTGPLEVLQAPHAYSPEELQALLSWARAQGLDVVPLVQSFGHMEFVLKHRQFAHLREVKELPNALNPHKEESLALVKAMIDQVMALHQDLQWFHIGCDEVYYLGEGEESKQWLQQQNNTPQKLCLSHIKAVATCLAWSYPMVTPIVWDDMLRGISEETLAESGVPQLVQPMIWDYATDINVEGKVQLIEKYRRCGFSKVWFASAFKGATGANQSLTLIGHHLRNQLEWLQVAQRSPADVLEGIALTGWQRYDHFAVLCELLPVAIPSLAVCLQALKNGGFSEKVKENVENLLGMPNLEIETFMSPGLGTFPGSSVLTLVTQISFHLKSSVDELLERNRYSTGWFSPYHRKRKIIHPIIVHHLQPDAVRLFSKWSAVVQDLQAAMEQVFPRCAIEEWMEENVHPHLQKLQEVVEDLDEAIRAQN